The window CTAAATCTTCAATTGTGTTTAACACTGCCTACACAGAAGGAACTTCATATTCTGCTCCAGAGGATGAAGTAGAAGTAAGTGGAGTAATTGATCGAAAATTAGATGGTAAAAATTCTGGAGTTGTTTTAGTAAAACCAGCTTCAGACAGAGCTTTAGTAGGAAAAGAATACGTATCTACTTTAACTTGGACAGTTTCATCATCAATTTAAACTAGTTCTAAATTGAAAATATTATGGTAACACTGTAACAAAATATAAATTAGAAAAGGAAGTAATTGAACATGAAGAAAAATAAATTTGTCCTAGTTGGGTTATGTGCACTTGTATTAGCAACAGGAGCTGGATTAGCATTAAATGCTGACACAGCAGAAGCAGCAAAAGTTTCAAGTCCAGCATTAACAGTTGTAGTACCTACAAGCTACACAGAAGTTAACACGATTGATGAATTTAAAGCGGCTTTAAAAGATGAAAACGTAACATCAATTAAAGTAATGAGTAGTATTAAATTTACTGGAAATATTACTAAAATCCCAAATCGTGATTTAGTAATTAATGGTAATGCAGATCAAGGAGTTGTCATTGATTCTAATATTTATTCAATCTATGGCAAACAAAATACTAAAGGTAGTAATGTATTTGCAATTCAAAATGCTAATATTACTGGTGATGCAGGAGTAGGTCGCTTCTTTACCGGTGGAACTGGTAATGGTCCTTGGAGCTACGGATGGGATGTAAATGCTAAAGATGTAACTTATACAGGAGCTCGTTTTGTACATTTATCAGAAGGTACATTAGTATTTGATGGAACAAACAAAATTGATACAGGAGCTGAAAATGCTTGGGTTCATAATCTAGTATTTAAAGCTGGTTCAAAATATAACGGAACTGCAGCAACAAAAGGTCAATTTTCTGCATTTTATTTCAACGGTGAATTAAGTGGAGGTAACGCAGACGGTAAAGTTCAAATTGAAGATAATGCTGAAGTAAATGTAGTTATTTCACCTGAAAACGATAAAAACTATTTCTATCCAGTATTTTATGACAAAGTATATCAAGTAAACGTTGGTAAAGGCGTTAAATTTAACGTAGATGCTGCTGGAGTAGCTTTCCAATTTATTCCACGTGCTGATTTCCCAGAAGAACCATCATTAAATATTCAAGATGGCGCTAATGTTAACTTTAATGGTCGTGGTGGTGGATCATATGCTGCAATGAAAATCCAACAATATGGTACTAACATTAATTTAGATCAAGGTTCTGAATTAAAAGTTACAGGAAATTCAAAATATGGTGTTATTGAAAGTAAATATAATTTCGTAGACTTCAATATTAATGCTGCCTACAATTTTGAAGTAACAAATAATTTAGCAGATGCTCCATTATTCAATGCTTCAAAAACTGAAATTAAAGCTGTAAACGTATCTGCTATTAGTACTTGGGGAAAAACAGGAGCAGAGTATACTGAAGTTGAGGACCATGCTTTTAATGGTGTAAGAACATTTACTACTAGCATTACTGGTAATGCTAATGGGGAAGTTCAATCAGTGAATACAGATGCAGTTGAAAATTTCCAAATGGATAATTATGGAAAAGTTAAATTCATCGCTGGTGGATGGTAAAAAATAGTTAAAAATTAAACTTGAGCTAGAATAGGATTTTATCTTATTCTAGCTATTCTTTAAAATAATGGAGGAAATAAAAAAATGAAAAAAAATAAATTTGCAATGATTGGTTTCGCAGCAATTGCTTTATCAGTAGTATCTTTTAATACTGTAGCATCTGCTGTTCCAACAAATGCTGATGTACAGTTTGAAATAGATGATGACTCGACTATTGGTGAGGTTATTAAACCTGGTACTCCTGAATTAATTATTACTCCTGAAGAAGGTGGAAGTACAACGGGTCCATTAAGAATTAATCATGTTCCATATATGCATTTCGGAACACAAAAAATTTCAACAGCTAAGAAAGTATATCATCCAACTGTTGAAAGATATACAGAAGGAATAGAAGTGAAATATATTCCGCATTTTGTACAAGTTGCTGACGCTCGAGGAAGTATGACGGCTACTTGGAAACTTACGGTTTCTGGAACTGTATTTAGTCCTACTGTATCAACAACAAATCCAAAATTAAACAATACTTATATTTCTTTGGATCAAGGAACAATTACAAATAACTATTATGATGAGCAGTTACCAGTTGAAACGGCAAATATATTATCAGGTATTGGAGCTACAAAAATTATTCCAACATCTGGTGGATCACTTGATGTTTTACAAGTACAAGCTGGAAAAAATACAAACTCAACTATTTCTTCAATTGTTTTAGCTGATGGTTATAACGAAAGTACTCCATACACTGAAACTGATTTGAATTCTGGAGTTAGTTTGCATGTTCCAACTAATGATATCAAAGTTAATGGAGAGAAATATGAATCTACTTTAACTTGGACATTAGCAGATTCTATCTAAATTAAAAATAGATGATCTAAATTCGGGCATTTTGCTTGCCCGAATTTTTTAATCAATTTTTGCTGATTAATTTGATTCCCAACTATCTTAAATACATAGGAATAGAGTATGTAATGGATATAAGCGTTCATCAAAACGATCAATATGACGACTGATTTGTAAAAAGAAAAACTTATAGGTAAAGTATATTGAATTATAGCTATAAACTAAATGAATATTTTGAATAATTATGAATGACTGTTTAAGAAGCTATCCAATAAATGATACTGAGTAAGTTTATAGTTAAAGATACTTAATTGAAGGAGCGATTACAGGATGAAAAAATCTAAAATTTTTTCAATTTTATTTACAATAATGGTGTTACTAACAACTTACTTGCCACAAAAAGCTTATGCTGCTAATGAAGATAGTTCAGTTCCTATTTCGGCAAATGTAGTTTTACCAGAAAATCAATACAAAAAGGAAGCATCGTATTTCTATTTGAAAATGACTCCTGGTCAAGAGCAAGAACTTGAAGTCAAATTAAACAATGGTTCAGATAAGGCACAAACCGTTGATATTAGTTTAGCTTCAGGTATTACAAATGATGGTGGAATTATTGATTATCCAGATGATTTGAAAAAATTTGATAAAACCTTGAAATATCCATTTTCAAAAATTGCTTCAACAGATAAAACAGCCACTATTGATCCCAATTCTACAAAATCAATTTTTATTAAAGTGAAAATGCCTGCTGAAGAATACGATGGTATGATTATTGGTGGGATTAATATTAGTTTAAAAGAGAATAATGACAAAGAAAAAGCCGACAAAGATTCTGAAGGTGGCATGAAAATAAAAAATGTTATTCGATATAACTTTGGTATTGTTTTAATTGAAAATGAAAATGTAGTTATTCCTGATATGAAATTGAATAAAGCTTATGCAGGACAAGTCATGGGGATTAATACAATTAAGGCAAATCTATCTAATACAGAGTCTTGGATTATTGATAACCTTGATATTACTGCGAAAGTTTCTAAAAAGGGTAGTAAAGAAGTTCTTTATGAAACGACTAAAAACGGGCTAAGAATGGCACCTAATTCTAATTTTGATTTTGGAATTGGAATGGGGAATAAAGCTTATAAAGCTGGTAGCTATAAAGTAACGATTGCAGCTAAATCAGATAGTCCAGAAAAAGAATGGAATTTTGAAAAAGAATTTACAATTGATAGTGAAACAGCCAAAAAATTAAATGATAAAGCAGCTGAACTAGAAGCGCCTGATTATACAATGTATTGGATTATTGGTGGTGTTAGTTTAGGTGCATTGCTGATTGTTGTTATTGTAACTCTAGTCATTTACAAAAAAAAGAAAAAAGCTAGAGAAAAAGAAGAGCGTCGAAAACGTTTGATGAGAAAGAAAAAACGTCAAGCACAAAATAAAAAAAGAGCAGCAACTAATTCAGCTGATAAGTCAGTGAAAAGAAAAACAAATTCTACAAAAAAAGAGTAATGAATTCAAAAACTAACATAGGATGCATAAATTATTAAATTCCTTATTTTTTGATAATTTGATAAAATTAAAAATGTTTATTTTATGTTATGATTTATTTATCGGCTTAAATAAAGTTGAAATTTAGTTAATAAAAGGGGAAAATTATGAAAAAAACAATTACAAAAGTTGCTTTAATTGCAACACTATCTTTATCAACAGGAGTCTTATTAGCTCAAACGGCTCACGCTACTGAAGGAGTCTCTACAACAGGGATTGCGTTAAAAAGTTCGGTAGTTGTAAATACCTATGAAGAGTTGGCTACTGCTTTAAAAGATGTTTCTATTAGTGAGATTATTGTAAATAATAATATTACGTTCCCAAAAGCAATTACTGGAGTACCTGCTCGTAATGTTCGTATCTATGGTTCAAAAGATAAAGCTATTACAATTAATTTAGGTAAATATTGGATTAAAGGAAATTCTATTAAGAATTCTGATAGTAATGCAGTCATGACTTTAGAAAATGCTAATATTGTTGGTTATCGTAAATTGGCAACGTTCCTTAAAGGTGAAAAAGGTTGGGATTTTGTTTCAAAAAATAATGATTTCAACGGTGAATCATTAGTTCAATTAAATAATGGTCATTTAACCTTTGAAGGTACAAATAATATGGATGCTGAAGATGAAATTGGTTGGGTTAATCATGTAACTTTTGCTGAAAATTCTGTATTAAATGGAGTTGCCGCAAACAGTGGACATGATCGTAGTGCTTTTCGTTTTAAAGGAACATATGCAAATGGTTATGGTGGGATTGTAACTTTAGAAGATAATTCAGAAGTGAATTTAGAAGTTAAAAATAAAGCTCGTGCCGCATTTAATGGAAAAGTAAACAAAGTTAACATTGGTACTAGAGCAATCTTAAATATCAATACAGACGGAACTGCAATTGAATTCGAGAAGAGTAGTTTGCATAAAACGAATCCTGAGTTTAATGTTGGTGAATCTGCGATAGTTTCAGTTAAGTCTAACGGTGAAGCAAAAGTTGCTAAACCAGCAATCAGCTTTAAACAACCAGGAAGTCAATTTAACATGGCTTCTCAGGCGACTGTAAACATTATTGGAACAGCTGCAACAGGAGTTATTGAGTCTGCTAAAGATACTAATTTTAATTTTGATAATGCTGCTCGTCTAGTAGTAGAAAATGAAACAATTGGTTCACCTGTATTTTCTACAAAACAAACTTTCGCGACTAGCTTTAATATTTCTGGTGATTTTTTAACTGTAAATGCTTGGGATAAGCAAACGGTTAGAGCTGGTAGTTGGGATATTTTATCGAATACTACTTTTAATGTGAATAAAGGTGCAACATCAACAATTGTTTCAGATTTTGAAAAA is drawn from Carnobacterium gallinarum DSM 4847 and contains these coding sequences:
- a CDS encoding pectate lyase-like adhesive domain-containing protein translates to MKKNKFVLVGLCALVLATGAGLALNADTAEAAKVSSPALTVVVPTSYTEVNTIDEFKAALKDENVTSIKVMSSIKFTGNITKIPNRDLVINGNADQGVVIDSNIYSIYGKQNTKGSNVFAIQNANITGDAGVGRFFTGGTGNGPWSYGWDVNAKDVTYTGARFVHLSEGTLVFDGTNKIDTGAENAWVHNLVFKAGSKYNGTAATKGQFSAFYFNGELSGGNADGKVQIEDNAEVNVVISPENDKNYFYPVFYDKVYQVNVGKGVKFNVDAAGVAFQFIPRADFPEEPSLNIQDGANVNFNGRGGGSYAAMKIQQYGTNINLDQGSELKVTGNSKYGVIESKYNFVDFNINAAYNFEVTNNLADAPLFNASKTEIKAVNVSAISTWGKTGAEYTEVEDHAFNGVRTFTTSITGNANGEVQSVNTDAVENFQMDNYGKVKFIAGGW
- a CDS encoding WxL domain-containing protein; this encodes MKKNKFAMIGFAAIALSVVSFNTVASAVPTNADVQFEIDDDSTIGEVIKPGTPELIITPEEGGSTTGPLRINHVPYMHFGTQKISTAKKVYHPTVERYTEGIEVKYIPHFVQVADARGSMTATWKLTVSGTVFSPTVSTTNPKLNNTYISLDQGTITNNYYDEQLPVETANILSGIGATKIIPTSGGSLDVLQVQAGKNTNSTISSIVLADGYNESTPYTETDLNSGVSLHVPTNDIKVNGEKYESTLTWTLADSI
- a CDS encoding DUF916 and DUF3324 domain-containing protein, which codes for MKKSKIFSILFTIMVLLTTYLPQKAYAANEDSSVPISANVVLPENQYKKEASYFYLKMTPGQEQELEVKLNNGSDKAQTVDISLASGITNDGGIIDYPDDLKKFDKTLKYPFSKIASTDKTATIDPNSTKSIFIKVKMPAEEYDGMIIGGINISLKENNDKEKADKDSEGGMKIKNVIRYNFGIVLIENENVVIPDMKLNKAYAGQVMGINTIKANLSNTESWIIDNLDITAKVSKKGSKEVLYETTKNGLRMAPNSNFDFGIGMGNKAYKAGSYKVTIAAKSDSPEKEWNFEKEFTIDSETAKKLNDKAAELEAPDYTMYWIIGGVSLGALLIVVIVTLVIYKKKKKAREKEERRKRLMRKKKRQAQNKKRAATNSADKSVKRKTNSTKKE
- a CDS encoding pectate lyase-like adhesive domain-containing protein, encoding MKKTITKVALIATLSLSTGVLLAQTAHATEGVSTTGIALKSSVVVNTYEELATALKDVSISEIIVNNNITFPKAITGVPARNVRIYGSKDKAITINLGKYWIKGNSIKNSDSNAVMTLENANIVGYRKLATFLKGEKGWDFVSKNNDFNGESLVQLNNGHLTFEGTNNMDAEDEIGWVNHVTFAENSVLNGVAANSGHDRSAFRFKGTYANGYGGIVTLEDNSEVNLEVKNKARAAFNGKVNKVNIGTRAILNINTDGTAIEFEKSSLHKTNPEFNVGESAIVSVKSNGEAKVAKPAISFKQPGSQFNMASQATVNIIGTAATGVIESAKDTNFNFDNAARLVVENETIGSPVFSTKQTFATSFNISGDFLTVNAWDKQTVRAGSWDILSNTTFNVNKGATSTIVSDFEKFVEEFKVENYGKIVIENGGF